The DNA window ACGCAGTACACCGAGGAACTCGCGACGTACGACTTCGACGACTCGGGTGCGAACCTCGACCGCGTCACCGCCGCATCCACCGAGGAGTTCGCCCAGACGTATCGCGACGTATCCGGGAAACTGCAGGGATTGCTGACGAGTGGGCAGGGCTCGTCGACGGGCCACGTCGTCACCGCAGGAATCGTCGAAATCGACGACCGGAATGCGCTCGTCGCGGTGTTCCTCGATCAGGAGGTTCGCAACCTGTCGGTACCGGGCGGTCGCACCGATTCCTCGCGCATGGTGATCGGTCTCGAGCGCTCCGGTGATCGATGGTTACTTGCCTCAGCGGAGCCTCGGTGAGATAGCCGCGAGAGCGGACATTGACATGATCGCAGGCCGGCCACGAAGGCCGAAGTGCTGGTCGGGGCACACCCCCAATCACAAAGCACGTAGCCTGACTGAGAAGGTACGGTGGCTCCAGTTCGAATGACACGCGTGTCGTTCGAAAAGATTGTCGGAGCCACCAGGCACGATGCAAGAGGGTCCCGACCATGTCACCAAAGCGACGGGTCACCACTATCGAGGAGATAAGGCCATGGCTTTACCAGTATTGACTCCGGAACAGCGCACCGCGGCTCTGGCCAAGGCTGCCGAGGCGCGCACCGCCCGGTCGAAGCTGCTGGCCGCCGTCAAGTCCGGCGAGCTCAGCGTCGCTGACGTTCTCGCGAAGGCCGAGAACGACGAAATCGTCAAGAAGACCAAGGTGTCCGCCCTGATCAAGGCACTTCCGGGTGTCGGTTCGGTGCGCGCCGCACAGCTGCTCGAGCAGCTGTCCATCGCAGATACCCGCCGCATCGGCGGCCTCGGCGCAAACCAGCGTGAAGCGCTGCTGGCGGCCGTCGCGTCCTGATACAGGGCTTGTGCGGTACGGGTCACACTCGACGGGGCTAGCATTTCCCCCATGAACGTCGAAGTGACCCTGCTGCCCGGGATCGGGGTGCGGAAAGACTTCGCCCTCGCATCCGGGCGCCGCATCGGAGTCATCACCCGCAAAGACGGCGCGAACGAGCTCATCGTCTCGCGCAAAGATGACCCCGACGCAACACAGGCGTCGATCACGTTGAGCAATGAGGAAGCGGCGGCGCTGGGCAATCTGCTCGGCACGCCGCAACTCATTGCTCAACTCGGGGAAGAGCATCGCGATCTCCCCGGCATCAACACTCGCCAGCTCCCGATCCGCGAAGGTTCGCGGTACGACGGTCGAGCTCTCGGCGACACCACGATGCGCACCAAAACAGGCGTGTCCATCGTTGCGGTGATGCGTGCCGGCCAGGTGCAACCGTCACCCACGCCGGACTTCACTCTCACTGCGGGCGACTTGCTGGTCGCTGTCGGCACCGCCGACGGTCTCGACGCAGCCACCAAACTTCTCGGCAACAACTGAGACGGACGGGGCGAGAAGAGACGGGGTCGACCGATGGCGGAAAGCGCACTCGCGTTGACCGAGCTCGGCGCAGTGTTCTTCGCACTCGGACTTCTCGCGCGCGTTGCAGGCAAGTTCGGCGTCTCCCCGATTCCGTTCTACCTTCTCGGAGGACTTGCGTTCGGAAACGGTGGCGTCCTCACACTCGGCGGCATCGACGAATTCACCGAACTCGCCAGCGAAATCGGTGTCGTGCTGCTCCTGTTGCTACTTGGGCTCGAATACACCGCCACAGAACTCGTCACTGGCCTACGGCGATCGTGGATGGCGGGCATCGTCGACCTCGTTCTCAATTTCGCGCCGGGAGCCGCCGTCGGCCTGATACTCGGGTGGGGTGGCGTCGGAGCGCTCGTTCTCGGCGGCGTCACGTACATCTCGTCCTCCGGCATCGTCGCCAAGGTCCTCACCGACCTCGGGCGGCTCGGCAACCGTGAAACCCCGGTGGTGCTGTCGATCCTCGTGTTCGAGGACCTGGCGATGGCCGTGTACCTACCGATTCTGACGACCGTGCTGATGGGGGCAGGTCTTCTCGGTGGGCTCGAAGCCCTCGCTGTATCTCTGCTGGTGGTCACCATCGTGTTGGTGGTGGCGCTGCGGTACGGAGGGTTCGTCTCGGCCGTGCTGGACTGCCAAGACCGAGAAGTGATGCTGCTCAATGTCCTCGGCGCGGCGCTGCTCGTCGCCGGCATCGCGTCCGAACTACAGGTGTCCGCGGCGGTGGGTGCGTTCCTCCTCGGAATCGCGATTTCCGGGTCGACGGCGATGAACGCCACCCGTGTGCTCGAACCACTGCGTGACTTGTTCGCGGCGATGTTCTTCGTTGTGTTCGGCCTGGCAACCGACCCGGCGACGATTCCCCCGGTGCTGGGCTGGGCGGTCGTGCTCGCTGTCGTCACCACGTGCACCAAGGTGGTGACGGGTGCGTGGGCTGCGGGGCGTCAGGGCATCGGGTGGCCTGGTCGTCTGCGAGCGGGCGCAGCGCTCGTCGCGCGCGGCGAGTTCTCCATCGTCATCGCAGGGCTCGCGGTCGCCGCAGGGGCGGTCGAAGGCGAACTGGCGGCATTGGCCACCGCCTACGTGCTGCTGATGGCGATCCTGGGTCCGGTGGCAGCGCGCGTGGTGGAGCCGCTGGCCCGGACAACCATCGGTCGAAAGCCCGCCCTGTGAGTGAGAGTCGCGGTGACCGTAGTCCGGCCCTCTCGGGGTGCCGCCAGCACGGTAACCCCACCGTGTGATTTGCTGACCGACATGACTCCGCGGCGTCGATCTTCATCGGAAGGCGAATCCGCGCTGCGCCGACGCCCGCAGCTGTCCGAGGACGTCGCAAACCATGTTCGGCACATGGTCATGTCCGGCGAAGTTCTTCCGGGTAGCTACATCAGGCTCGACGAGACTGCCGCCGAGCTCGGGGTCAGCGTCACCCCGGTGCGGGAGGCGCTCCTGACACTGCGCGGCGAGGGAATGGTCGAGCTGGTCCCCCACCGTGGCTACGTCGTGTCGCCGCTGACCCCGGAGGACATCGTCGACATCTTCTGGTTGCAGGGGCAGATTGCCGTCGAACTCGTGCGGCGAGCGGCCCCGAAAATTACTGCCGAGGTGATTTCGAAGCTCGAATCGTTCAATGCATCGCTGGCCGCCGCGGTCGAGAAGGGGCAGGCCGAGGAAGTCGAGTTCAGTGAGTTCGAGTTCCACCGAGTGCTCAACCGACTCACCGACGCGAACAAGCTGGCGTGGTTCCTCAACAACGCGACCCGATACACCCCGACGCGGCTCTACGCGTCCGATCCGACGTGGGGCCGGGCGGCGGTACGAAATCACGAGGAGCTGATCGAGGCCCTCCGCATCGGCGACGTCGAGCGGGCCTGCACGCTGATGCGCCAGCAGTTCACCGATGGGGCCGAGCGGCTCATCGCCCACCGCGGGGCCTAGTCACAGAAAAGCCAGAGGGGGCTCCGCCGCCAGTGGCACGGTTAAGTGCATTGGAGTGCACTCAACCATGCCACTGGGCGCGGAGCGCCCCTACCTAACGTGCATTCAGCGCAAGGAATCCGGCGCGGTGAAACGCTCGCCGTACTTCGCTGCTAGCTCGTCGGCACGCTTGACGAACCCGGCCTGGCCGCCCTTGTAGCCGACAACGTACTGGTGCACGCCGCCGGTCCAGGCTGGGAATCCGATGCCGAAGATCGAGCCGATGTTGGCGTCGGCCGTGGTGTTCAGCACACCCTCGTCGAAGCACTTCTGGGTCTCGATTGCCTCGATGAACAGCATCCGCTCGATGAGGTCTTCGAACGGAACGTCCGCCGAACCCGACTTGAATGCATCGCGCAGTCCCGGCCACAGGCCGGTGCGCTTGCCGTCTGCGTACTCGTAGAAGCCCGCGCCCTTGGCCTTCGAAGGACGCTCGAACTCGTCGACCATCTTGTCGATGACGGCACCCGCCGGATCCTCGGGAGGGGTCTGACCCGCGGCAACGAGCGCGTCGTAGGTCTCCTTGCGGATCTTCTGCATCAAGTTGAGCGTCAGCTCGTCGGACAGCTGCAGCGGAGCTGCCGGGTATCCGGCCTGCAGACCTGCCTGCTCGATGGACGCCGGCTCGACGCCCTCACCGAGCATCGCAATAGCCTCGTTGATGAAGGTGCCGATGACGCGAGAGGTGAAGAAGCCGCGACTGTCGTTGACGACGATCGGAGTCTTCTTGATGATCTGCACCAGGTCGAATGCCTTCGCCAACGCAGCGTCCGACGTCTTGTCGCCGCGGATGATCTCCACGAGCGGCATCTTGTCGACGGGCGAGAAGAAGTGGATCCCGATGAAATCTTCCTGACGCTTCACACCCTGAGCCAGACTCGTGATGGGCAGCGTCGAGGTGTTGGACCCGAGCAGCGCAGTCGGATCGACGAGATCCTCGATCTCCTGGAAGACCTTCTGCTTGAGCTCCTCGGACTCGAACACTGCCTCGATGACGAGGTCTGCGCCTTCGACGTCTTTGGCGTCGGCGGTGGGGTGAATCCGCGCGAGCAGAGCGTCGGACTTCTCCTGGGTGGTCTTGCCACGCGAGAGAGCCTTGGCCTCGATGGCCTCCGAATACGCTTTACCCTTCTGCGCAGACTCGAGCGCCACGTCCTTGAGGACGACCTCGATTCCTGCCTTCGCGCACACGTACGCGATGCCGGCGCCCATCATTCCTGCGCCGAGAACTGCGACCTTGGTGAACGTCGTCTTCTCGATGCCGTCCGGACGCGACTTGCCCGCGTTGATGGCCTGCAGATCGAAGAAGAACGCCTGAATCATGTTCTTCGACACCTGGCCGGTGACCAACTCGGTGAAGTAACGCGACTCGATGGTGCACGCATTGTCGAAGTCGACCTGTGCACCTTCGACTGCCGCAGCGAGAATCGCGCGCGGAGCCGGCATCGGTGCGCCCTTGATCTGCTTGCGCAGGTTCGACGGGAACGCCGGCAAGACCTGCGCGAGCTTCGGGTTCGACGGGGTGCCGCCGGGGATCTTGTAGCCCTTGACGTCCCACGGTGCGACGCCACCCTCCGGGTTGGCCTTGATCCACGCCTTTGCGGTGGGCACCAATTCTTCGATGCTGCCGACCA is part of the Rhodococcus sovatensis genome and encodes:
- the mihF gene encoding integration host factor, actinobacterial type, translating into MALPVLTPEQRTAALAKAAEARTARSKLLAAVKSGELSVADVLAKAENDEIVKKTKVSALIKALPGVGSVRAAQLLEQLSIADTRRIGGLGANQREALLAAVAS
- a CDS encoding GntR family transcriptional regulator; the protein is MTPRRRSSSEGESALRRRPQLSEDVANHVRHMVMSGEVLPGSYIRLDETAAELGVSVTPVREALLTLRGEGMVELVPHRGYVVSPLTPEDIVDIFWLQGQIAVELVRRAAPKITAEVISKLESFNASLAAAVEKGQAEEVEFSEFEFHRVLNRLTDANKLAWFLNNATRYTPTRLYASDPTWGRAAVRNHEELIEALRIGDVERACTLMRQQFTDGAERLIAHRGA
- a CDS encoding cation:proton antiporter regulatory subunit, with amino-acid sequence MNVEVTLLPGIGVRKDFALASGRRIGVITRKDGANELIVSRKDDPDATQASITLSNEEAAALGNLLGTPQLIAQLGEEHRDLPGINTRQLPIREGSRYDGRALGDTTMRTKTGVSIVAVMRAGQVQPSPTPDFTLTAGDLLVAVGTADGLDAATKLLGNN
- a CDS encoding 3-hydroxyacyl-CoA dehydrogenase NAD-binding domain-containing protein; this translates as MSENNMIKWDQDADGIVVLTMDDPNQGANTMNQLYKESMGATVDRLEAELDSITGVVLTSAKKTFFAGGDLNNILATRPEDAQQVFDEVQAVKAQLRRIEKLGKPVVSAINGAALGGGLEIALATHHRIAADVPGVQIGLPEVSLGLLPGGGGVARITRLLGIQNGFMTVLAQGTRFRPAKALEVGLIHELVGSIEELVPTAKAWIKANPEGGVAPWDVKGYKIPGGTPSNPKLAQVLPAFPSNLRKQIKGAPMPAPRAILAAAVEGAQVDFDNACTIESRYFTELVTGQVSKNMIQAFFFDLQAINAGKSRPDGIEKTTFTKVAVLGAGMMGAGIAYVCAKAGIEVVLKDVALESAQKGKAYSEAIEAKALSRGKTTQEKSDALLARIHPTADAKDVEGADLVIEAVFESEELKQKVFQEIEDLVDPTALLGSNTSTLPITSLAQGVKRQEDFIGIHFFSPVDKMPLVEIIRGDKTSDAALAKAFDLVQIIKKTPIVVNDSRGFFTSRVIGTFINEAIAMLGEGVEPASIEQAGLQAGYPAAPLQLSDELTLNLMQKIRKETYDALVAAGQTPPEDPAGAVIDKMVDEFERPSKAKGAGFYEYADGKRTGLWPGLRDAFKSGSADVPFEDLIERMLFIEAIETQKCFDEGVLNTTADANIGSIFGIGFPAWTGGVHQYVVGYKGGQAGFVKRADELAAKYGERFTAPDSLR
- a CDS encoding cation:proton antiporter, whose translation is MAESALALTELGAVFFALGLLARVAGKFGVSPIPFYLLGGLAFGNGGVLTLGGIDEFTELASEIGVVLLLLLLGLEYTATELVTGLRRSWMAGIVDLVLNFAPGAAVGLILGWGGVGALVLGGVTYISSSGIVAKVLTDLGRLGNRETPVVLSILVFEDLAMAVYLPILTTVLMGAGLLGGLEALAVSLLVVTIVLVVALRYGGFVSAVLDCQDREVMLLNVLGAALLVAGIASELQVSAAVGAFLLGIAISGSTAMNATRVLEPLRDLFAAMFFVVFGLATDPATIPPVLGWAVVLAVVTTCTKVVTGAWAAGRQGIGWPGRLRAGAALVARGEFSIVIAGLAVAAGAVEGELAALATAYVLLMAILGPVAARVVEPLARTTIGRKPAL